The following proteins are encoded in a genomic region of Mustela erminea isolate mMusErm1 chromosome 3, mMusErm1.Pri, whole genome shotgun sequence:
- the HNRNPH1 gene encoding heterogeneous nuclear ribonucleoprotein H isoform X4 has product MMLGTEGGEGFVVKVRGLPWSCSADEVQRFFSDCKIQNGAQGIRFIYTREGRPSGEAFVELESEDEVKLALKKDRETMGHRYVEVFKSNNVEMDWVLKHTGPNSPDTANDGFVRLRGLPFGCSKEEIVQFFSGLEIVPNGITLPVDFQGRSTGEAFVQFASQEIAEKALKKHKERIGHRYIEIFKSSRAEVRTHYDPPRKLMAMQRPGPYDRPGAGRGYNSIGRGAGFERMRRGAYGGGYGGYDDYNGYNDGYGFGSDRFGRDLNYCFSGMSDHRYGDGGSTFQSTTGHCVHMRGLPYRATENDIYNFFSPLNPVRVHIEIGPDGRVTGEADVEFATHEDAVAAMSKDKANMQHRYVELFLNSTAGASGGAYEHRYVELFLNSTAGASGGAYGSQMMGGMGLSNQSSYGGPASQQLSGGYGGGYGGQSSMSGYDQVLQENSSDFQSNIA; this is encoded by the exons ATGATGTTGGGCACCGAAGGCGGAGAGGGATTCGTGGTGAAGGTCCGGGGCTTGCCCTGGTCTTGCTCGGCAGATGAAGTGCAGCGTTTTTTCTCCG ACTGCAAAATTCAAAATGGGGCTCAAGGTATTCGTTTCATCTACACCAGAGAAGGCAGACCGAGTGGCGAGGCTTTTGTTGAACTTGAATCAGAAGATGAAGTCAAATTGGCCctgaaaaaagacagagaaactaTGGGACACAGATATGTTGAAG TATTCAAGTCAAACAACGTTGAAATGGATTGGGTGTTGAAGCATACTGGTCCAAATAGTCCCGACACGGCCAATGATGGCTTTGTACGGCTTAGAGGACTCCCCTTTGGATGTAGCAAGGAAGAAATTGTTCAGTTCTTCTCAG GGTTGGAAATCGTGCCAAATGGGATAACATTGCCGGTGGACTTCCAGGGGAGGAGTACGGGGGAGGCCTTCGTGCAGTTTGCTTCACAGGAAATAGCTGAAAAGGCTCTaaagaaacacaaggaaagaaTAGGGCACAG GTATATCGAAATCTTTAAGAGCAGTCGAGCTGAAGTTAGAACTCACTATGATCCACCACGAAAGCTTATGGCCATGCAGCGGCCAGGTCCCTATGACAGACCTGGAGCTGGCAGAGGGTATAACAGCATTGGCAGGGGAGCTGGCTTTGAACGGATGAGGCGTGGTGCTTATGGTGGAG GTTATGGAGGCTATGATGATTATAATGGCTATAATGATGGCTATGGATTTGGGTCGGATAGATTTGGAAGAG ACCTCAATTACTGTTTTTCAGGAATGTCTGATCACAGATATGGGGATGGTGGCTCTACTTTCCAGAGCACAACAGGACATTGTGTACACATGAGGGGATTACCTTACAGAGCTACTGAGAACGACATTTACAAT TTTTTTTCACCGCTCAACCCTGTGAGAGTACATATTGAAATTGGTCCTGATGGCAGAGTAACTGGTGAAGCAGATGTCGAGTTTGCGACTCATGAAGATGCTGTGGCCGCGATGTCAAAAGACAAAGCAAATATGC aacACAGATATGTAGAACTCTTCTTGAATTCTACAGCAGGAGCAAGCGGTGGTGCTTACG aACACAGATATGTAGAACTCTTCTTGAATTCTACAGCAGGAGCAAGCGGTGGTGCTTATGGTAGCCAAATGATGGGAGGCATGGGCTTGT CAAACCAGTCCAGTTACGGCGGCCCAGCCAGTCAGCAGCTGAGTGGTGGTTATGGAGGCGGCTATGGTGGCCAGAGCAGCATGAGTGGATATG ACCAAGTTTTACAGGAAAACTCCAGTGATTTTCAATCAAACATTGCAtag
- the HNRNPH1 gene encoding heterogeneous nuclear ribonucleoprotein H isoform X5, with translation MMLGTEGGEGFVVKVRGLPWSCSADEVQRFFSDCKIQNGAQGIRFIYTREGRPSGEAFVELESEDEVKLALKKDRETMGHRYVEVFKSNNVEMDWVLKHTGPNSPDTANDGFVRLRGLPFGCSKEEIVQFFSGLEIVPNGITLPVDFQGRSTGEAFVQFASQEIAEKALKKHKERIGHRYIEIFKSSRAEVRTHYDPPRKLMAMQRPGPYDRPGAGRGYNSIGRGAGFERMRRGAYGGGYGGYDDYNGYNDGYGFGSDRFGRDLNYCFSGMSDHRYGDGGSTFQSTTGHCVHMRGLPYRATENDIYNFFSPLNPVRVHIEIGPDGRVTGEADVEFATHEDAVAAMSKDKANMQHRYVELFLNSTAGASGGAYEHRYVELFLNSTAGASGGAYANQSSYGGPASQQLSGGYGGGYGGQSSMSGYDQVLQENSSDFQSNIA, from the exons ATGATGTTGGGCACCGAAGGCGGAGAGGGATTCGTGGTGAAGGTCCGGGGCTTGCCCTGGTCTTGCTCGGCAGATGAAGTGCAGCGTTTTTTCTCCG ACTGCAAAATTCAAAATGGGGCTCAAGGTATTCGTTTCATCTACACCAGAGAAGGCAGACCGAGTGGCGAGGCTTTTGTTGAACTTGAATCAGAAGATGAAGTCAAATTGGCCctgaaaaaagacagagaaactaTGGGACACAGATATGTTGAAG TATTCAAGTCAAACAACGTTGAAATGGATTGGGTGTTGAAGCATACTGGTCCAAATAGTCCCGACACGGCCAATGATGGCTTTGTACGGCTTAGAGGACTCCCCTTTGGATGTAGCAAGGAAGAAATTGTTCAGTTCTTCTCAG GGTTGGAAATCGTGCCAAATGGGATAACATTGCCGGTGGACTTCCAGGGGAGGAGTACGGGGGAGGCCTTCGTGCAGTTTGCTTCACAGGAAATAGCTGAAAAGGCTCTaaagaaacacaaggaaagaaTAGGGCACAG GTATATCGAAATCTTTAAGAGCAGTCGAGCTGAAGTTAGAACTCACTATGATCCACCACGAAAGCTTATGGCCATGCAGCGGCCAGGTCCCTATGACAGACCTGGAGCTGGCAGAGGGTATAACAGCATTGGCAGGGGAGCTGGCTTTGAACGGATGAGGCGTGGTGCTTATGGTGGAG GTTATGGAGGCTATGATGATTATAATGGCTATAATGATGGCTATGGATTTGGGTCGGATAGATTTGGAAGAG ACCTCAATTACTGTTTTTCAGGAATGTCTGATCACAGATATGGGGATGGTGGCTCTACTTTCCAGAGCACAACAGGACATTGTGTACACATGAGGGGATTACCTTACAGAGCTACTGAGAACGACATTTACAAT TTTTTTTCACCGCTCAACCCTGTGAGAGTACATATTGAAATTGGTCCTGATGGCAGAGTAACTGGTGAAGCAGATGTCGAGTTTGCGACTCATGAAGATGCTGTGGCCGCGATGTCAAAAGACAAAGCAAATATGC aacACAGATATGTAGAACTCTTCTTGAATTCTACAGCAGGAGCAAGCGGTGGTGCTTACG aACACAGATATGTAGAACTCTTCTTGAATTCTACAGCAGGAGCAAGCGGTGGTGCTTATG CAAACCAGTCCAGTTACGGCGGCCCAGCCAGTCAGCAGCTGAGTGGTGGTTATGGAGGCGGCTATGGTGGCCAGAGCAGCATGAGTGGATATG ACCAAGTTTTACAGGAAAACTCCAGTGATTTTCAATCAAACATTGCAtag
- the HNRNPH1 gene encoding heterogeneous nuclear ribonucleoprotein H isoform X2 — translation MMLGTEGGEGFVVKVRGLPWSCSADEVQRFFSDCKIQNGAQGIRFIYTREGRPSGEAFVELESEDEVKLALKKDRETMGHRYVEVFKSNNVEMDWVLKHTGPNSPDTANDGFVRLRGLPFGCSKEEIVQFFSGLEIVPNGITLPVDFQGRSTGEAFVQFASQEIAEKALKKHKERIGHRYIEIFKSSRAEVRTHYDPPRKLMAMQRPGPYDRPGAGRGYNSIGRGAGFERMRRGAYGGGYGGYDDYNGYNDGYGFGSDRFGRDLNYCFSGMSDHRYGDGGSTFQSTTGHCVHMRGLPYRATENDIYNFFSPLNPVRVHIEIGPDGRVTGEADVEFATHEDAVAAMSKDKANMQHRYVELFLNSTAGASGGAYEHRYVELFLNSTAGASGGAYANQSSYGGPASQQLSGGYGGGYGGQSSMSGYGSQGAVNSSYYSSGSRASVGVNGMGGMSSMSSMSGGWGM, via the exons ATGATGTTGGGCACCGAAGGCGGAGAGGGATTCGTGGTGAAGGTCCGGGGCTTGCCCTGGTCTTGCTCGGCAGATGAAGTGCAGCGTTTTTTCTCCG ACTGCAAAATTCAAAATGGGGCTCAAGGTATTCGTTTCATCTACACCAGAGAAGGCAGACCGAGTGGCGAGGCTTTTGTTGAACTTGAATCAGAAGATGAAGTCAAATTGGCCctgaaaaaagacagagaaactaTGGGACACAGATATGTTGAAG TATTCAAGTCAAACAACGTTGAAATGGATTGGGTGTTGAAGCATACTGGTCCAAATAGTCCCGACACGGCCAATGATGGCTTTGTACGGCTTAGAGGACTCCCCTTTGGATGTAGCAAGGAAGAAATTGTTCAGTTCTTCTCAG GGTTGGAAATCGTGCCAAATGGGATAACATTGCCGGTGGACTTCCAGGGGAGGAGTACGGGGGAGGCCTTCGTGCAGTTTGCTTCACAGGAAATAGCTGAAAAGGCTCTaaagaaacacaaggaaagaaTAGGGCACAG GTATATCGAAATCTTTAAGAGCAGTCGAGCTGAAGTTAGAACTCACTATGATCCACCACGAAAGCTTATGGCCATGCAGCGGCCAGGTCCCTATGACAGACCTGGAGCTGGCAGAGGGTATAACAGCATTGGCAGGGGAGCTGGCTTTGAACGGATGAGGCGTGGTGCTTATGGTGGAG GTTATGGAGGCTATGATGATTATAATGGCTATAATGATGGCTATGGATTTGGGTCGGATAGATTTGGAAGAG ACCTCAATTACTGTTTTTCAGGAATGTCTGATCACAGATATGGGGATGGTGGCTCTACTTTCCAGAGCACAACAGGACATTGTGTACACATGAGGGGATTACCTTACAGAGCTACTGAGAACGACATTTACAAT TTTTTTTCACCGCTCAACCCTGTGAGAGTACATATTGAAATTGGTCCTGATGGCAGAGTAACTGGTGAAGCAGATGTCGAGTTTGCGACTCATGAAGATGCTGTGGCCGCGATGTCAAAAGACAAAGCAAATATGC aacACAGATATGTAGAACTCTTCTTGAATTCTACAGCAGGAGCAAGCGGTGGTGCTTACG aACACAGATATGTAGAACTCTTCTTGAATTCTACAGCAGGAGCAAGCGGTGGTGCTTATG CAAACCAGTCCAGTTACGGCGGCCCAGCCAGTCAGCAGCTGAGTGGTGGTTATGGAGGCGGCTATGGTGGCCAGAGCAGCATGAGTGGATATG GCAGCCAAGGAGCAGTGAACAGCAGCTACTACAGTAGCGGAAGCCGAGCATCTGTGGGCGTGAACGGAATGGGAGGGATGTCTAGCATGTCCAGTATGAGTGGTGGATGGGGAATGTAA
- the HNRNPH1 gene encoding heterogeneous nuclear ribonucleoprotein H isoform X1, with translation MMLGTEGGEGFVVKVRGLPWSCSADEVQRFFSDCKIQNGAQGIRFIYTREGRPSGEAFVELESEDEVKLALKKDRETMGHRYVEVFKSNNVEMDWVLKHTGPNSPDTANDGFVRLRGLPFGCSKEEIVQFFSGLEIVPNGITLPVDFQGRSTGEAFVQFASQEIAEKALKKHKERIGHRYIEIFKSSRAEVRTHYDPPRKLMAMQRPGPYDRPGAGRGYNSIGRGAGFERMRRGAYGGGYGGYDDYNGYNDGYGFGSDRFGRDLNYCFSGMSDHRYGDGGSTFQSTTGHCVHMRGLPYRATENDIYNFFSPLNPVRVHIEIGPDGRVTGEADVEFATHEDAVAAMSKDKANMQHRYVELFLNSTAGASGGAYEHRYVELFLNSTAGASGGAYGSQMMGGMGLSNQSSYGGPASQQLSGGYGGGYGGQSSMSGYGSQGAVNSSYYSSGSRASVGVNGMGGMSSMSSMSGGWGM, from the exons ATGATGTTGGGCACCGAAGGCGGAGAGGGATTCGTGGTGAAGGTCCGGGGCTTGCCCTGGTCTTGCTCGGCAGATGAAGTGCAGCGTTTTTTCTCCG ACTGCAAAATTCAAAATGGGGCTCAAGGTATTCGTTTCATCTACACCAGAGAAGGCAGACCGAGTGGCGAGGCTTTTGTTGAACTTGAATCAGAAGATGAAGTCAAATTGGCCctgaaaaaagacagagaaactaTGGGACACAGATATGTTGAAG TATTCAAGTCAAACAACGTTGAAATGGATTGGGTGTTGAAGCATACTGGTCCAAATAGTCCCGACACGGCCAATGATGGCTTTGTACGGCTTAGAGGACTCCCCTTTGGATGTAGCAAGGAAGAAATTGTTCAGTTCTTCTCAG GGTTGGAAATCGTGCCAAATGGGATAACATTGCCGGTGGACTTCCAGGGGAGGAGTACGGGGGAGGCCTTCGTGCAGTTTGCTTCACAGGAAATAGCTGAAAAGGCTCTaaagaaacacaaggaaagaaTAGGGCACAG GTATATCGAAATCTTTAAGAGCAGTCGAGCTGAAGTTAGAACTCACTATGATCCACCACGAAAGCTTATGGCCATGCAGCGGCCAGGTCCCTATGACAGACCTGGAGCTGGCAGAGGGTATAACAGCATTGGCAGGGGAGCTGGCTTTGAACGGATGAGGCGTGGTGCTTATGGTGGAG GTTATGGAGGCTATGATGATTATAATGGCTATAATGATGGCTATGGATTTGGGTCGGATAGATTTGGAAGAG ACCTCAATTACTGTTTTTCAGGAATGTCTGATCACAGATATGGGGATGGTGGCTCTACTTTCCAGAGCACAACAGGACATTGTGTACACATGAGGGGATTACCTTACAGAGCTACTGAGAACGACATTTACAAT TTTTTTTCACCGCTCAACCCTGTGAGAGTACATATTGAAATTGGTCCTGATGGCAGAGTAACTGGTGAAGCAGATGTCGAGTTTGCGACTCATGAAGATGCTGTGGCCGCGATGTCAAAAGACAAAGCAAATATGC aacACAGATATGTAGAACTCTTCTTGAATTCTACAGCAGGAGCAAGCGGTGGTGCTTACG aACACAGATATGTAGAACTCTTCTTGAATTCTACAGCAGGAGCAAGCGGTGGTGCTTATGGTAGCCAAATGATGGGAGGCATGGGCTTGT CAAACCAGTCCAGTTACGGCGGCCCAGCCAGTCAGCAGCTGAGTGGTGGTTATGGAGGCGGCTATGGTGGCCAGAGCAGCATGAGTGGATATG GCAGCCAAGGAGCAGTGAACAGCAGCTACTACAGTAGCGGAAGCCGAGCATCTGTGGGCGTGAACGGAATGGGAGGGATGTCTAGCATGTCCAGTATGAGTGGTGGATGGGGAATGTAA
- the HNRNPH1 gene encoding heterogeneous nuclear ribonucleoprotein H isoform X3 yields the protein MMLGTEGGEGFVVKVRGLPWSCSADEVQRFFSDCKIQNGAQGIRFIYTREGRPSGEAFVELESEDEVKLALKKDRETMGHRYVEVFKSNNVEMDWVLKHTGPNSPDTANDGFVRLRGLPFGCSKEEIVQFFSGLEIVPNGITLPVDFQGRSTGEAFVQFASQEIAEKALKKHKERIGHRYIEIFKSSRAEVRTHYDPPRKLMAMQRPGPYDRPGAGRGYNSIGRGAGFERMRRGAYGGGYGGYDDYNGYNDGYGFGSDRFGRDLNYCFSGMSDHRYGDGGSTFQSTTGHCVHMRGLPYRATENDIYNFFSPLNPVRVHIEIGPDGRVTGEADVEFATHEDAVAAMSKDKANMQHRYVELFLNSTAGASGGAYGSQMLGGMGLSNQSSYGGPASQQLSGGYGGGYGGQSSMSGYGSQGAVNSSYYSSGSRASVGVNGMGGMSSMSSMSGGWGM from the exons ATGATGTTGGGCACCGAAGGCGGAGAGGGATTCGTGGTGAAGGTCCGGGGCTTGCCCTGGTCTTGCTCGGCAGATGAAGTGCAGCGTTTTTTCTCCG ACTGCAAAATTCAAAATGGGGCTCAAGGTATTCGTTTCATCTACACCAGAGAAGGCAGACCGAGTGGCGAGGCTTTTGTTGAACTTGAATCAGAAGATGAAGTCAAATTGGCCctgaaaaaagacagagaaactaTGGGACACAGATATGTTGAAG TATTCAAGTCAAACAACGTTGAAATGGATTGGGTGTTGAAGCATACTGGTCCAAATAGTCCCGACACGGCCAATGATGGCTTTGTACGGCTTAGAGGACTCCCCTTTGGATGTAGCAAGGAAGAAATTGTTCAGTTCTTCTCAG GGTTGGAAATCGTGCCAAATGGGATAACATTGCCGGTGGACTTCCAGGGGAGGAGTACGGGGGAGGCCTTCGTGCAGTTTGCTTCACAGGAAATAGCTGAAAAGGCTCTaaagaaacacaaggaaagaaTAGGGCACAG GTATATCGAAATCTTTAAGAGCAGTCGAGCTGAAGTTAGAACTCACTATGATCCACCACGAAAGCTTATGGCCATGCAGCGGCCAGGTCCCTATGACAGACCTGGAGCTGGCAGAGGGTATAACAGCATTGGCAGGGGAGCTGGCTTTGAACGGATGAGGCGTGGTGCTTATGGTGGAG GTTATGGAGGCTATGATGATTATAATGGCTATAATGATGGCTATGGATTTGGGTCGGATAGATTTGGAAGAG ACCTCAATTACTGTTTTTCAGGAATGTCTGATCACAGATATGGGGATGGTGGCTCTACTTTCCAGAGCACAACAGGACATTGTGTACACATGAGGGGATTACCTTACAGAGCTACTGAGAACGACATTTACAAT TTTTTTTCACCGCTCAACCCTGTGAGAGTACATATTGAAATTGGTCCTGATGGCAGAGTAACTGGTGAAGCAGATGTCGAGTTTGCGACTCATGAAGATGCTGTGGCCGCGATGTCAAAAGACAAAGCAAATATGC aacACAGATATGTAGAACTCTTCTTGAATTCTACAGCAGGAGCAAGCGGTGGTGCTTACGGTAGCCAAATGCTAGGAGGCATGGGTTTGT CAAACCAGTCCAGTTACGGCGGCCCAGCCAGTCAGCAGCTGAGTGGTGGTTATGGAGGCGGCTATGGTGGCCAGAGCAGCATGAGTGGATATG GCAGCCAAGGAGCAGTGAACAGCAGCTACTACAGTAGCGGAAGCCGAGCATCTGTGGGCGTGAACGGAATGGGAGGGATGTCTAGCATGTCCAGTATGAGTGGTGGATGGGGAATGTAA
- the HNRNPH1 gene encoding heterogeneous nuclear ribonucleoprotein H isoform X6 → MMLGTEGGEGFVVKVRGLPWSCSADEVQRFFSDCKIQNGAQGIRFIYTREGRPSGEAFVELESEDEVKLALKKDRETMGHRYVEVFKSNNVEMDWVLKHTGPNSPDTANDGFVRLRGLPFGCSKEEIVQFFSGLEIVPNGITLPVDFQGRSTGEAFVQFASQEIAEKALKKHKERIGHRYIEIFKSSRAEVRTHYDPPRKLMAMQRPGPYDRPGAGRGYNSIGRGAGFERMRRGAYGGGYGGYDDYNGYNDGYGFGSDRFGRDLNYCFSGMSDHRYGDGGSTFQSTTGHCVHMRGLPYRATENDIYNFFSPLNPVRVHIEIGPDGRVTGEADVEFATHEDAVAAMSKDKANMQHRYVELFLNSTAGASGGAYGSQMLGGMGLSNQSSYGGPASQQLSGGYGGGYGGQSSMSGYDQVLQENSSDFQSNIA, encoded by the exons ATGATGTTGGGCACCGAAGGCGGAGAGGGATTCGTGGTGAAGGTCCGGGGCTTGCCCTGGTCTTGCTCGGCAGATGAAGTGCAGCGTTTTTTCTCCG ACTGCAAAATTCAAAATGGGGCTCAAGGTATTCGTTTCATCTACACCAGAGAAGGCAGACCGAGTGGCGAGGCTTTTGTTGAACTTGAATCAGAAGATGAAGTCAAATTGGCCctgaaaaaagacagagaaactaTGGGACACAGATATGTTGAAG TATTCAAGTCAAACAACGTTGAAATGGATTGGGTGTTGAAGCATACTGGTCCAAATAGTCCCGACACGGCCAATGATGGCTTTGTACGGCTTAGAGGACTCCCCTTTGGATGTAGCAAGGAAGAAATTGTTCAGTTCTTCTCAG GGTTGGAAATCGTGCCAAATGGGATAACATTGCCGGTGGACTTCCAGGGGAGGAGTACGGGGGAGGCCTTCGTGCAGTTTGCTTCACAGGAAATAGCTGAAAAGGCTCTaaagaaacacaaggaaagaaTAGGGCACAG GTATATCGAAATCTTTAAGAGCAGTCGAGCTGAAGTTAGAACTCACTATGATCCACCACGAAAGCTTATGGCCATGCAGCGGCCAGGTCCCTATGACAGACCTGGAGCTGGCAGAGGGTATAACAGCATTGGCAGGGGAGCTGGCTTTGAACGGATGAGGCGTGGTGCTTATGGTGGAG GTTATGGAGGCTATGATGATTATAATGGCTATAATGATGGCTATGGATTTGGGTCGGATAGATTTGGAAGAG ACCTCAATTACTGTTTTTCAGGAATGTCTGATCACAGATATGGGGATGGTGGCTCTACTTTCCAGAGCACAACAGGACATTGTGTACACATGAGGGGATTACCTTACAGAGCTACTGAGAACGACATTTACAAT TTTTTTTCACCGCTCAACCCTGTGAGAGTACATATTGAAATTGGTCCTGATGGCAGAGTAACTGGTGAAGCAGATGTCGAGTTTGCGACTCATGAAGATGCTGTGGCCGCGATGTCAAAAGACAAAGCAAATATGC aacACAGATATGTAGAACTCTTCTTGAATTCTACAGCAGGAGCAAGCGGTGGTGCTTACGGTAGCCAAATGCTAGGAGGCATGGGTTTGT CAAACCAGTCCAGTTACGGCGGCCCAGCCAGTCAGCAGCTGAGTGGTGGTTATGGAGGCGGCTATGGTGGCCAGAGCAGCATGAGTGGATATG ACCAAGTTTTACAGGAAAACTCCAGTGATTTTCAATCAAACATTGCAtag
- the HNRNPH1 gene encoding heterogeneous nuclear ribonucleoprotein H isoform X7 gives MKWTNVLSPFPFPFPHEQCFRYIEIFKSSRAEVRTHYDPPRKLMAMQRPGPYDRPGAGRGYNSIGRGAGFERMRRGAYGGGYGGYDDYNGYNDGYGFGSDRFGRDLNYCFSGMSDHRYGDGGSTFQSTTGHCVHMRGLPYRATENDIYNFFSPLNPVRVHIEIGPDGRVTGEADVEFATHEDAVAAMSKDKANMQHRYVELFLNSTAGASGGAYEHRYVELFLNSTAGASGGAYGSQMMGGMGLSNQSSYGGPASQQLSGGYGGGYGGQSSMSGYGSQGAVNSSYYSSGSRASVGVNGMGGMSSMSSMSGGWGM, from the exons ATGAAATGGActaatgttctctctcccttccccttccccttccctcatgAACAATGCTTTAGGTATATCGAAATCTTTAAGAGCAGTCGAGCTGAAGTTAGAACTCACTATGATCCACCACGAAAGCTTATGGCCATGCAGCGGCCAGGTCCCTATGACAGACCTGGAGCTGGCAGAGGGTATAACAGCATTGGCAGGGGAGCTGGCTTTGAACGGATGAGGCGTGGTGCTTATGGTGGAG GTTATGGAGGCTATGATGATTATAATGGCTATAATGATGGCTATGGATTTGGGTCGGATAGATTTGGAAGAG ACCTCAATTACTGTTTTTCAGGAATGTCTGATCACAGATATGGGGATGGTGGCTCTACTTTCCAGAGCACAACAGGACATTGTGTACACATGAGGGGATTACCTTACAGAGCTACTGAGAACGACATTTACAAT TTTTTTTCACCGCTCAACCCTGTGAGAGTACATATTGAAATTGGTCCTGATGGCAGAGTAACTGGTGAAGCAGATGTCGAGTTTGCGACTCATGAAGATGCTGTGGCCGCGATGTCAAAAGACAAAGCAAATATGC aacACAGATATGTAGAACTCTTCTTGAATTCTACAGCAGGAGCAAGCGGTGGTGCTTACG aACACAGATATGTAGAACTCTTCTTGAATTCTACAGCAGGAGCAAGCGGTGGTGCTTATGGTAGCCAAATGATGGGAGGCATGGGCTTGT CAAACCAGTCCAGTTACGGCGGCCCAGCCAGTCAGCAGCTGAGTGGTGGTTATGGAGGCGGCTATGGTGGCCAGAGCAGCATGAGTGGATATG GCAGCCAAGGAGCAGTGAACAGCAGCTACTACAGTAGCGGAAGCCGAGCATCTGTGGGCGTGAACGGAATGGGAGGGATGTCTAGCATGTCCAGTATGAGTGGTGGATGGGGAATGTAA
- the HNRNPH1 gene encoding heterogeneous nuclear ribonucleoprotein H isoform X8, translating into MAMQRPGPYDRPGAGRGYNSIGRGAGFERMRRGAYGGGYGGYDDYNGYNDGYGFGSDRFGRDLNYCFSGMSDHRYGDGGSTFQSTTGHCVHMRGLPYRATENDIYNFFSPLNPVRVHIEIGPDGRVTGEADVEFATHEDAVAAMSKDKANMQHRYVELFLNSTAGASGGAYEHRYVELFLNSTAGASGGAYGSQMMGGMGLSNQSSYGGPASQQLSGGYGGGYGGQSSMSGYGSQGAVNSSYYSSGSRASVGVNGMGGMSSMSSMSGGWGM; encoded by the exons ATGGCCATGCAGCGGCCAGGTCCCTATGACAGACCTGGAGCTGGCAGAGGGTATAACAGCATTGGCAGGGGAGCTGGCTTTGAACGGATGAGGCGTGGTGCTTATGGTGGAG GTTATGGAGGCTATGATGATTATAATGGCTATAATGATGGCTATGGATTTGGGTCGGATAGATTTGGAAGAG ACCTCAATTACTGTTTTTCAGGAATGTCTGATCACAGATATGGGGATGGTGGCTCTACTTTCCAGAGCACAACAGGACATTGTGTACACATGAGGGGATTACCTTACAGAGCTACTGAGAACGACATTTACAAT TTTTTTTCACCGCTCAACCCTGTGAGAGTACATATTGAAATTGGTCCTGATGGCAGAGTAACTGGTGAAGCAGATGTCGAGTTTGCGACTCATGAAGATGCTGTGGCCGCGATGTCAAAAGACAAAGCAAATATGC aacACAGATATGTAGAACTCTTCTTGAATTCTACAGCAGGAGCAAGCGGTGGTGCTTACG aACACAGATATGTAGAACTCTTCTTGAATTCTACAGCAGGAGCAAGCGGTGGTGCTTATGGTAGCCAAATGATGGGAGGCATGGGCTTGT CAAACCAGTCCAGTTACGGCGGCCCAGCCAGTCAGCAGCTGAGTGGTGGTTATGGAGGCGGCTATGGTGGCCAGAGCAGCATGAGTGGATATG GCAGCCAAGGAGCAGTGAACAGCAGCTACTACAGTAGCGGAAGCCGAGCATCTGTGGGCGTGAACGGAATGGGAGGGATGTCTAGCATGTCCAGTATGAGTGGTGGATGGGGAATGTAA